The Nicotiana sylvestris chromosome 6, ASM39365v2, whole genome shotgun sequence genomic sequence tctttcggctgtgtcctcgggcaacatgatgtgaccgggaagAAAGAGCAGTCTATCTACTATTTGAACAAAAAGTTCAcaagttatgaagccaaatacactttgttggaaaggacttgCTGCGCTCTAACTTGGatcgctcagaagcttaggcaaTACTTGTTGTCCAACACCACTTATCTCATCACCAAGCTGGACCCtgtgaagtacatattccaaaagtcGATGCCCACAGGgtggttagcaaaatggcaaatcctgctcactgaattcgacatagtccaTGTCACCCACGCGGCAATGAAAGCCTAGGCTTTAGCAGATCACCTAGCTGAAAACCCTGTCGATGAGAAATATCAACCCTTGAGTACTTACTTCCCGGATGAGGAGGTGAATTCAGTTGAGGTAACATTAGAAGATGCAAATGCTTGGAAAatattcttcgatggagctgtgaatgcaaaaaggtgtcgggattggggcaattttgatatCACCCACTAGTCAACATTATCCAGCCATAGTCAGGCTTcgatttttctgcacaaacaacaccgccgagtatgaagcctgcattatgggtatgaatatggcaatcgaccaagatctTGAAGAACTATTGATCATAGGGGATTCGgacttgattatccgacaagctcagggtaaatgggaaactcgggatgtcaagcttattccatatAGGCatcatgtggaagatcttagcaagcggTTAGAGTCAGTCGAGTTTAGGTACATTTCTCTTTTTCACAATGAATTGgttgatgcacttgctactttggcctcaatGTTGCCGTATCCAGGCAATCTCCACATTGACCCGTTAGAAATCCAAATCTGAGAAAGTCATAGTTACTACAATACGGTTGAGGTAGAATTggatgttcagccatggtatcatgatatcaagagatttctgaaaactaaagaatatccCGATGAAGCCATTGGAGACCAAAGGAGAACCATTAGATTGCTTGCAAgaggtttcttcttgagcggtgaggtcttgtacaaaaggactctggATCTCAGcctgttaagatgtgttgacactGAAGAGGtcggaagaatcatgtatgaagtgcacAGAGGAGTGTGTGGACCCCACATTAATGgctatgttttggcaaagaaaatcctctgaGAGGGCTATTACTGGATAACTATGGAAAAATATTGCTTCAGTTTTGTCTGAAAATGTCATCAGTGTTAGGTGCActgtgatctgattcatgcgccACCTATAGAAATGCATCCTATGTCAGCAACATGGTCATTTGTTGCTTgaggcatggatgtcattgggccaatcgagccaaaggcttcaaacgggcatagattcatattggtggccatcgactacttcacaaagtgggttgaagccattaCTCTCAAAGCTgtcactaagaaagcagtggtagacttcgtgcactccaatatcatctgccgttttggtattcctgcaactatcattacggataacgctgcaaacttgaatagtcatttgatgagggagatatgctaacaattcaagataacacatcgGAACTCTACCCCTTACCGGCCAAAAGCTAATGGTGTCGTTGAAGCagcaaataagaacatcaagaaaattCTGAAATAGATGATCCAAAGTTCCacgcaatggcatgaaaagttgtttccattgttgggataccgcacaacTGTGCGCACATCAGTCGGAGCAACCCCATATCTATTGGTTTACGGCATTGAAGCCGTGATACCCGCAgaggttgaaattccatcccttcgaataaTTGTTGAATCTGAAATTGAGGacaatgagtgggtcaaaactcgtctggaacagttaatcctgatcgatgaaaagtgaatggccgcagtctgccacgggcagttgtatcaacaaagaatggcccgtgcctacaacaagaaggtgcggcctaggaactttgaagtggggaAACTCGTTTTGAGGCGTATTCTCTCTCACCATcgggaagcaaaaggaaagttcgctacTAACTGGAAGGGCCCATACATTATCAAAAAATTATTGCCAAAAGGGGCGTTATACCTGGGagacatcgaaggaaatgaccctgaaatagctgtaaatgcagatgcagtcaaaaggtatt encodes the following:
- the LOC138870599 gene encoding uncharacterized protein, giving the protein MAIDQDLEELLIIGDSDLIIRQAQGKWETRDVKLIPYRHHVEDLSKRLESVEFRYISLFHNELVDALATLASMLPYPELDVQPWYHDIKRFLKTKEYPDEAIGDQRRTIRLLARGFFLSGEVLYKRTLDLSLLRCVDTEEVGRIMYEVHRGVCGPHINGYVLAKKIL